Proteins found in one Coffea eugenioides isolate CCC68of chromosome 5, Ceug_1.0, whole genome shotgun sequence genomic segment:
- the LOC113772116 gene encoding acetylserotonin O-methyltransferase-like: MVEEKIKKEAEEEAQAQVDIWKYVFGFTEMAVVKCAIELGIPDFLEGQDGQAMTLDGLSAALGCSPSSLYRIMRFLTNRGIFRQVNQGLGCSSQNSTSNAIACSSITYVQTPLSRLLARNGEKSMAAIVLLESSPVMLSPWLGLGRRVLANSPPPFDTYHGQDVWSYAQNNPAHSKLINDAMACDARVAVSAMINGCPQVFEGISSLVDVGGGDGTALRTLLKACPWIRGINFDLPHVVSVAPRSDGVEHVGGDMFHSVPNADAAFIMWVLHDWGDDECISILMNCKEAIPQDTGKVIIVEAVIDHEGGDGKLKDVGLMLDMVMMAHTTTGKERTSEEWAHILNKAGFSRHTMTHIQAVQSVIEAYP; encoded by the exons ATGGTggaagagaaaataaaaaaagaagcagAGGAAGAGGCTCAGGCTCAAGTGGATATATGGAAATACGTTTTCGGCTTTACTGAAATGGCTGTCGTGAAATGTGCAATTGAGCTTGGGATTCCAGACTTCCTGGAAGGCCAGGATGGCCAAGCCATGACACTTGATGGGCTGTCTGCCGCCCTTGGTTGCTCGCCTTCTTCCCTTTACCGAATCATGAGGTTCTTAACCAACCGCGGCATCTTTAGACAAGTTAATCAAGGACTTGGCTGCTCCTCACAAAATAGTACTAGCAATGCTATTGCTTGTAGCAGTATTACCTATGTACAGACGCCCCTCTCTCGTCTTCTGGCTAGAAATGGAGAGAAAAGCATGGCTGCTATTGTGCTACTGGAAAGCAGCCCTGTGATGCTTTCGCCGTGGCTTGGCTTGGGGCGACGTGTCTTGGCAAATAGCCCTCCTCCATTTGACACTTATCACGGCCAGGACGTATGGAGTTACGCGCAAAACAATCCTGCTCACAGCAAGCTGATCAACGATGCCATGGCTTGCGATGCTCGGGTTGCAGTTTCGGCCATGATCAACGGGTGTCCGCAGGTGTTCGAGGGGATTTCTTCGTTGGTGGATGTCGGCGGAGGCGACGGAACGGCTCTCCGGACATTGCTCAAGGCTTGCCCTTGGATCCGCGGGATCAATTTTGATCTTCCTCATGTTGTCTCTGTTGCCCCTCGTTCTGATGGCGTGGAGCATGTTGGAGGCGACATGTTTCACAGCGTTCCAAATGCTGACGCTGCTTTTATCATG TGGGTGTTGCATGACTGGGGAGATGACGAATGTATCAGCATATTGATGAACTGCAAAGAAGCTATTCCTCAAGACACGGGGAAAGTGATCATCGTAGAGGCTGTGATAGATCATGAAGGAGGAGACGGCAAGCTTAAAGACGTGGGTTTGATGTTAGATATGGTGATGATGGCTCATACAACCacaggaaaagaaagaacgtCAGAGGAATGGGCACATATTCTGAACAAGGCTGGATTCAGCAGACACACTATGACACACATCCAAGCTGTTCAATCTGTAATTGAGGCCTATCCTTAA